The Flavobacteriales bacterium genomic interval TTTAAACTCTGTTCATAAAAATTTTCAAATTGACGACAATGCAGAAATAACAATGGAAGTAAATCCAGATGATATTTCGATAAGTAAATTGGAAGAATTCAAAAAATCATCTATCAACAGATTAAGTATTGGAATACAATCTTTTCATGACATAGATCTTCAATACATGAACAGAGCACATACTTCCAACGAAGCGATCGTGGCTATTCGAAATGCTAAACAAGTAGGGTTAGAAAATATTACTATCGACCTAATCTATGGAGTCCCTACCCTGTCCGACGAGGCATGGAATCACAACCTACTTACTTTCGCGTCTTTAGACATTCCTCACCTTTCGGCTTATTGCTTAACAGTAGAATCTAATACTCCACTTGCTTCATTAATATCTAAAGGAAAATCTGATCCTGTTTCAGACAAGAAGGGAAAAACTCATTTCGAGATGCTGATGAACTTCATGGACGAAAACAGCTACACCCAATACGAAATCTCCAATTTCTGTAAGACTAACCACGAATCGAAACACAACTCATCTTATTGGAAAAATAAAAAATATTTGGGAATTGGTCCATCAGCACATTCTTATAATGGAAATTCCAGAGAATGGAATGTCTCTAACAATGTAAAATACATTAACGCCATAAGTCGAGGTAAAGTGAATAATGAGTCTGAAATACTTACTGTTACTGAAGCTTTCAATGAATATATTTTAACATCCTTAAGAACTATATGGGGAGTAAACCTGATTCATATCCAAAAACATTTTGATAAAGAAT includes:
- the hemW gene encoding radical SAM family heme chaperone HemW; amino-acid sequence: MAGIYIHIPFCKQACNYCDFHFSTTLNKKSALVECLIKEIELRKDYLDNESISTIYFGGGTPSLLSQTELDSILNSVHKNFQIDDNAEITMEVNPDDISISKLEEFKKSSINRLSIGIQSFHDIDLQYMNRAHTSNEAIVAIRNAKQVGLENITIDLIYGVPTLSDEAWNHNLLTFASLDIPHLSAYCLTVESNTPLASLISKGKSDPVSDKKGKTHFEMLMNFMDENSYTQYEISNFCKTNHESKHNSSYWKNKKYLGIGPSAHSYNGNSREWNVSNNVKYINAISRGKVNNESEILTVTEAFNEYILTSLRTIWGVNLIHIQKHFDKEYVDHLTKEADIFIRSGEILTENNTLILSRKGKMMADSISSELFKLD